In a single window of the Rhineura floridana isolate rRhiFlo1 chromosome 3, rRhiFlo1.hap2, whole genome shotgun sequence genome:
- the EIF4E1B gene encoding eukaryotic translation initiation factor 4E type 1B, with translation MMASPREEQRMHKARRGEVAVEHFGKHPLQNRWALWFFKNDKSKTWQENLRLVTKFDTVEDFWALYSHIQLASKLTSGCDYSLFKDGIEPMWEDNRNKRGGRWLITLAKQQRHTELDRFWLETLLCLIGEMFDDYSEDVCGAVINIRAKGDKIAIWTQEAENRDGVIHIGRVYKERLGLSSKVVIGYQAHADTATKSGSLMKNKFVV, from the exons ATGATG GCAAGTCCTCGTGAAGAGCAGCGGATGCACAAGGCCAGGAGAGGAGAGGTGGCTGTGGAACACTTTGGCAAGCACCCCCTGCAGAACAG GTGGGCCCTGTGGTTTTTCAAAAATGACAAGAGCAAGACCTGGCAGGAGAACTTGCGGCTTGTCACCAAATTTGATACTGTAGAAGACTTCTGGGC CCTGTATAGCCATATCCAACTGGCCAGCAAGTTGACCTCTGGCTGTGACTATTCCCTTTTCAAG GATGGCATTGAGCCAATGTGGGAAGATAACCGGAATAAGCGTGGTGGGCGTTGGCTTATCACCTTGGCCAAGCAGCAGCGACATACGGAGCTTGACCGTTTCTGGTTGGAGACT CTGCTGTGCCTGATTGGAGAGATGTTCGATGACTACAGTGAAGATGTATGTGGGGCGGTCATCAACATCCGTGCCAAGGGGGACAAGATTGCAATTTGGACTCAAGAGGCAGAGAACCGGGATGGGGTCATTCATATTGG gcgTGTATACAAGGAGCGCCTGGGCCTGTCCTCAAAAGTCGTAATTGGTTATCAGGCTCATGCAGATACTGCCACCAAGAGCGGTTCCCTGATGAAGAACAAGTTTGTGGTATGA